The window GACTTCAATTTGTTGCTGAACATCAAGGAGAACTGGTAGGTTTTGCTACTTTGTACTTTACTTTTAGCACTTTAAAAGTAAAAAAACAGGCCATTTTAAATGATTTATTTGTGATTCCGAATGCAAGAGGAAAGAAAATCGGACAGAAATTATTTCAAGCATGCTTAGAATACATACGAGAAAACGACTTTGCCTTTATGACATGGGAAACGGCAAAAGATAATAAAATTGCACAGTCTTTATACAACAAAATGGGTGGAAAATTATCGGAGTGGCTATATTATGAAATCAGCTGATTTTCATATCGTTGCAATCGGAAAACATTTAGTAATTATGTCAAAATTCTTGTTTATTCAATCTAACTAATAGAAGAGGAGATAGAACATTGCTTTATTTTTTAGAAGAAGTTTTAAGATTATCATAAAATTATTATGTAAACTTGAAGATATTTAAAAGGGAATGCAAAAAAATTCGTTTGATTTATAAAAAATTCGAAGATGAATCTCCGTTGGGAGCCTAAATTGTTAAATTGGGGGATGAACATGGATTCCAATCAACAAATCGTGACGTTCAACAAGGATTTGAAGATAAAAGATGGGGAAAGCGCAATAATCCTAACGCTGAAGAAAATATTAACAGTTTATTAAAAATATGGAGAGAGAAGCAATGACCTGTTATCCATGTCCACATATATCGACGAATTCTCATTCACCTCTGGCTGCTAACAGTAAAGGAGTTTCGTTTAAGGAGATTGTAAATCATTAGAAGGCGAAGTCATCATTCAAAAACATGTGAACAGTGCCTTTATAGGGACTAATTTGGAACAATACCTTAAGGAACACGGTATCCATCATGTCGTGATCACCGGTTTAACGACTCCTCATTGCGTTTCCACCACGACAAGAATGAGTGGAAACCTAGGATTTAATACAAATCTAGTATCAGGCGCTATAGCTGCCTTTGGATTAAAAGGACCTGATGGTGTCTATTATGATGCTGATCAAATTCTTGTCATTTCTCTTGCCACTTTGCATGGAGAATTTGCAACGGTTTTGACTAAGGAAGAACTGATTGAACAAATCATAGGACCTAAATTTTTAATATAATTTTTTTAGTGTTAAGACAAAAATACAATAAGCATTCCCACTATTAATATGAATCATTCCATATCCCATTGACCGTTAACTTGTTCCATCTTTAGGGCTAAATCTCATGGCAGAGGAGAAGTCGGTATTGTTGAAGTGGAAGATACAGATGGATTCTATATTATGAAATCAATTTGAATAGACAATGATCTAGTCACAGGCACCTGTAATGATCTACAGGTGCCTTTTCTTGTTAGCTAAGTATGGATATGTAGTCAGAAGGACGTAAGTCGAGCATGATAGGCAGTAATAGTGGTTTGCAGGGTTAATGTATTTTGGATATCCAATTCATGAACCACAATTAATCAACTCCTCCAAAGGATAACATACAGACATTCAATAACAAGAAACGCCGACTTTTTATTTAGATAAGTGCAGCAAGTGAAATGAGCCGAATGTATTTATTTCTAATAGTCTTATGTTCGCTTCAATTGTATAAAATTTGATTCAAACCACGTTTTCCTACAGTTGCTTTTTGCGAAAAAAATCTTAATAGACAAACAACTGACATATACCTATATCGTTCTTTCAGAATAATCTAAAAAACTAAGGGGAGGGACGCATTAATGTCTTCTGACTTTGTAGGGATCCATTCTTATCAACGAAATGATTATCTTGATGCTATTGAGGCTGCGTTAAAAAAAGGGATGGCCGCCAAGGAAGTAGTGTGTTCTATTACAACAGGTTTTCGAAGAATTCCATCTATAAGAGTGGCGCCGGGACTGAATCCGTATCATGCAACAGTTGCGGATATCGGCTACGGATTTGACGCTGTACAAGGAACGATTCAACGCATCCGTCAAGGCGATTTGATTCCTCTTGAAAAAGAAATGCTTGTCTTTGAACTTGATACTTTGCGTATTAGTGAAAAACAATTAAGTCCCAATTTTGAATTAGCTGTTCAAGGAGCTGATCCGAGCGTTTTTTATTTAGTCG of the Bacillus smithii genome contains:
- a CDS encoding GNAT family N-acetyltransferase, which produces MNHHVVIRPAMEQDISELYELMLQYIVDFYKQPVPKERDLKDLIHHLMENPSSGLQFVAEHQGELVGFATLYFTFSTLKVKKQAILNDLFVIPNARGKKIGQKLFQACLEYIRENDFAFMTWETAKDNKIAQSLYNKMGGKLSEWLYYEIS